From the genome of Bos taurus isolate L1 Dominette 01449 registration number 42190680 breed Hereford chromosome 27, ARS-UCD2.0, whole genome shotgun sequence, one region includes:
- the LOC100140788 gene encoding zinc finger protein 596-like has protein sequence MEPLESVTFGDVAIDFTQEEWSLLDKSQKNLFRNVMLETVTHLVSVGYQISKSDVVFQLEQGKELWTQAAGGLQGQSPGSESLFRQQEVTLMQSVYWKHTSPVRTMTMSVYLDMGKPVTASYLLPSKQVSHPQGDPAECADLGDEVTPTSSLQYSIVPFRSKHNVSKQHGKSLSQGSFLNGQGHIHTRRKSCECALCGKVFNRCSSLSRHKMIHTGEKPFKCQLCEKVFNQRFSLKVHEKTHTGEKPYECHQCGKAFSRCASLRRHSMIHTGEKPFKCHLCGKVFNQKSSLKQHERTHTGEKRYECHQCGKAFLQSSGLSSHKKVHTGEKPHVCLECGKAFTHSSGLHVHKRIHIKEKPHVCSVCRKAFNKYAKLREHERTHSGEKPYECQLCGEHFTRASSLRRHKGTQHRRENQ, from the exons ATGGAGCCCCTG gaatcagtgacaTTTGGAGATGTAGCCATCGACTTCACCCAGGAAGAGTGGAGCCTGCTGGACAAGTCCCAGAAAAACCTGTTTAGAAATGTGATGCTGGAAACTGTCACCCACCTGGTCTCTGTAG gCTATCAGATCAGCAAATCAGATGTGGTTTTCCAACTGGAACAAGGGAAAGAGTTGTGGACACAAGCAGCAGGAGGCCTCCAAGGTCAGAGTCCAG gCAGTGAAAGTCTCTTTAGACAACAAGAAGTGACATTAATGCAAAGTGTCTACTGGAAGCACACATCCCCAGTAAGGACAATG ACAATGAGTGTCTACCTGGACATGGGCAAACCAGTAACAGCCTCATATCTCCTCCCCTCAAAGCAGGTTTCTCACCCACAAGGGGATCCTGCTGAATGTGCTGATTTGGGAGACGAAGTTACTCCTACATCTTCACTTCAATATTCAATAGTTCCCTTCAGAAGCAAACATAATGTCAGCAAACAGCATGGAAAATCACTTAGTCAAGGGTCATTCCTCAATGGACAGGGTCATATTCACACTAGACGTAAATCATGTGAATGTGCTCTGTGTGGGAAAGTTTTTAATAGATGCTCTAGCCTTAGCAGACATAAGAtgattcacactggagagaaaccattcAAATGTCAACTGTGTGAGAAAGTCTTCAATCAAAGATTCTCCCTGAAAGTACATGAGAAAactcacacaggagagaagccctATGAATGTCATCAGTGTGGAAAAGCCTTTAGTAGATGTGCTAGCCTCAGGAGACACAGCAtgattcacactggagagaaaccattcAAATGTCATCTGTGTGGGAAAGTCTTCAATCAAAAGTCCTCCTTGAAACAACATGAGAGAACTCACACAGGAGAGAAGAGATATGAATGTCATCAGTGCGGCAAAGCCTTTCTTCAAAGCTCTGGCCTTAGTTCACATAAGAAAGTCCACACTGGAGAGAAGCCACATGTATGTCTTGAGTGTGGGAAGGCCTTTACTCATAGTTCGGGGCTTCATGTGCACAAAAGAATCCACATTAAAGAGAAACCACATGTATGCTCTGTGTGTAGGAAGGCCTTCAATAAATATGCTAAGCTGAGGGAACATGAGAGAACCCACAGTGGAGAGAAGCCCTATGAATGTCAGCTCTGTGGAGAACACTTCACTCGTGCCTCTTCCCTTAGACGACACAAGGGAACCCAGCACAGGAGAGAAAACCAGTAG